From Mus musculus strain C57BL/6J chromosome 17, GRCm38.p6 C57BL/6J, the proteins below share one genomic window:
- the Vmn1r230 gene encoding vomeronasal 1 receptor 230 has product MRSVWWHILKSVFLSHNMDARNLGTGIIYLLQSTVGILGNTFLLSYYLIIYYKKHKRKPTDLIIMHLIIVNILIMLSKGMSITMGALGLKLFFDDWSYQFFMYVLRVFRSMSIVTICLLSVFQTITIIPRNSCWKNIRVKSPKNISLCISLCWVLYIFINVIFPLYMSITFTGKNKTKDTNFKLYTIVGYDKNTVSLYITFFVFPEILFSGLITWSGSSVIVILYRHKQQVQYVRSTHASPSSTPESRAIQSILVLVSIFMAFYTLSAILHAYNALFHSSNWWLMTFANIISLCIPTSIPFVLMSQSSPLSKLCFL; this is encoded by the coding sequence ATGAGAAGTGTTTGGTGGCATATATTGAAGTCAGTTTTTCTCAGTCATAATATGGATGCCAGGAATTTGGGAACAGGAATAATATATCTGTTACAGAGTACAGTTGGGATTCTAGGAAACACCTTTCTCCTTTCCTACTACTTGATTATTTATTATAAGAAACACAAACGAAAGCCCACAGATTTGATTATTATGCATCTGATCATAGTGAATATCTTGATCATGCTCTCGAAAGGAATGTCTATCACAATGGGAGCTTTGGGGTTGAAACTTTTCTTTGATGATTGGAGCTATCaattttttatgtatgttttaagGGTTTTCAGGAGTATGTCCATTGTCAccatctgcctcttgagtgtctTCCAGACCATCACTATCATCCCAAGAAACTCCTGTTGGAAGAATATTAGAGTCAAATCTCCAAAGAATATTAGTCTCTGCATTTCTCTCTGCTGGGTCTTGTACATCTTCATAAATGTTATTTTCCCTTTGTACATGTCCATAACATttactgggaaaaacaaaacaaaggatacAAATTTCAAACTCTATACTATTGTAGGATATGACAAAAACACAGTTTCCTTATATATAACTTTCTTTGTGTTTCCTGAAATTCTGTTCTCTGGTCTCATCACCTGGTCAGGTAGCTCAGTGATTGTCATTCTGTATAGGCACAAACAGCAAGTTCAATACGTCCGCAGTACTCATGCTTCCCCTAGCAGCACCCCTGAATCCAGAGCCATTCAGAGCATCCTGGTCCTAGTTTCCATCTTTATGGCTTTTTATACACTCTCTGCCATCTTACATGCTTACAATGCTCTATTTCACAGTTCAAATTGGTGGCTAATGACTTTCGCAAACATTATATCTTTATGTATTCCCACTTCAATCCCTTTTGTACTTATGAGTCAATCATCCCCTCTCTCCAAACTCTGCTTCCTCTAG